The Nostoc sp. 'Peltigera membranacea cyanobiont' N6 genome contains the following window.
AAAATTGGGACTTCCCTTGGCTAAAGCTAAGATGTTTCAAGGTATTTTATTCTTTTTTCTTTTAGTAGTGGATATCTTAATTTACAAAAGAGTACGAGCGAGCTAAGTGGAGAGTGAGGGAGATGAGGCACTAAGTAATAGTAACTAATTATTCCCAATCCCCATTACCCTTTATCCCCATAGGGGGCCCACCGCCCACCTTCCCCAATCCCCAATCTTTAAGGAGATTTAATGTGTCTAATCGTAAATTATCGCCGTTTTTAAAGGTAGTAACTATTACATTGCTTGCTGGTGTAGGTAGCTTGGGTATCAGTCTGCTTGTAGGCACAACTAAACTTGACCGTCTGTTGGGAATTCAAAAGCCAAAAGGTGAGAGTGCTAAAACGGTTTTAGGTAGGGCAATGAGTGCAGATGCACAATCTATCACTCCAGCTACAGACCAGATGAATGAAGTGCCAAAGCCTTTTCAGGGCACAATCGTTTATCAAGCAAAACTAAAAGCAAATGAAAAAGTCATTGCCTTGACCTTTGATGATGGCCCCGGCCCCAAAAATACGGAACAGGTTTTAGAAATTTTGAAGAAAAATAATATCAAGGCAACATTCTTTATGCTTGGGGAAATGGTGAAATATTTTCCCAAAGTCGCCAAACAAGTGGCTGCTGATGGTCACGTAATTGGTAATCATACATGGCATCATTGGTATTTTAAAATGGATGCAGCGACTGCGGCTAGTGAAATTGACCGCACAGCAGATATTATTTATAAGACGACAGGAGAGAAAACTACTCTGTTTCGTCCCCCTGGTGGCTTTCTGAATAATGGATTAGCTCAATATGCCAAAAACGAGAAATACGCTGTCATGATGTGGTCAGAAGAGTCGGGAGACGCTGAACGTCGTTCGCCTCAAGTGCCAATGCTAGTTAAAAATGTGCTGAAATATGCAAAACCAGGTGCAATTGTACTGATGCATGATGGCGGCGGTAATCGTTCTAGATCGGTTAAAGCTTTACCAGAAATGATCGCAGGATTGAAAGCCCAAGGCTATCGATTTGTGACAATTCCCCAATTGCTAGAAATGCAAGCCCAAGAAGAAAAGGCGGCAACGGCAGCATCAGCAGTAGTAACA
Protein-coding sequences here:
- a CDS encoding polysaccharide deacetylase family protein, with product MSNRKLSPFLKVVTITLLAGVGSLGISLLVGTTKLDRLLGIQKPKGESAKTVLGRAMSADAQSITPATDQMNEVPKPFQGTIVYQAKLKANEKVIALTFDDGPGPKNTEQVLEILKKNNIKATFFMLGEMVKYFPKVAKQVAADGHVIGNHTWHHWYFKMDAATAASEIDRTADIIYKTTGEKTTLFRPPGGFLNNGLAQYAKNEKYAVMMWSEESGDAERRSPQVPMLVKNVLKYAKPGAIVLMHDGGGNRSRSVKALPEMIAGLKAQGYRFVTIPQLLEMQAQEEKAATAASAVVTNHEHPDH